The DNA sequence CAGCATATAGAAACATTCCCACCGACCAGATGGCCCAACCGAGTGGGATTGCTCCAGGTAGATTTTCATTGGATGCGAGACCTCGACAGATCACTTCGTCTGGTACTTTCGGAGGTAGGATTTCTGTTGACTCAAGTATGAGTGATGATGCCACGAGGGGGATCATACAGAGTGGAAATTCACGCCGTGTTCTGATGAATCTCATTCTAGAGAGCTACCAGCCAGTTGATGAGGACAATGATGACTATCTGGTTGACCATCTAGATGGGGATGAGGATGAGgatgaggatgatgatgaggatgacgatgaagatgaagaggatggtgatgatgaagatgatgggGGTGATGGTCTGGATGATGGTTCAGCGCCTACTGCAGGTAAAAGAATTTGTTACCTGATTGGATTTGGTTATTGATTATATGAGTTGATTAGTTGACTTGATTAGTTGGTGGTCGAATTTATTGATTTGATTAGTTGTTTATCGGATTAGTTgtatattgattatttgagttgATTAGTTGACTTGGTTATTTGGTGGTCGAATTTGTATATTGTTACTTTGTATATTTATTAATTGAGTTGGTTAGGTACACCCACTGGTGAAAAAGGAAAAGGATACAACCTTAGAGCTGACCCCCCTCGTCGGAGCGCCAATCGGTATACCCCATCTGCTTTTAAAAAGGTTAGAAAGAAATGCAAGAAATTGGTCAAAGATGTAAAATGGGCAATGAGAAAATGATGTTGGAGTTATTCACGTCTTGGATTTAGTTATTTGTATCGTATGACTTATGTATCTATCAGGTGTTGGACTTATGCATTTAGTGGACTTGTTTAAGTACAATGTGTTGGACTCATTTATGGTTCATGTCTTGGATTTAGTTATTTGTATCGTATTTATTATGTATCTATCAGGTGTTGGACTTGTGCATTTAGTGGACCTGTTTAAGTAGAATGTGTTGGACTCATTTATGGTTCATGTCTTGGATTTAGTTATTTGTATCGTATTTATTATGTATCTATCAGGTGTTGGACTTGTGCATTTAGTGGACTTGTTTAAGTAGAATGTGTTGGACTCGTTTATGGTTCATGTCTTGGATttagttatttgtattgtatgaCTTATTTATGTTTTAGGTGTTCGACTCACATTAAGGTCACATATGAAAGTCATACAATAAGGTCACATATGAAAGTCATACAATAAAGTCACATATGAAATTCATACCATACATAAAATATTGAAAGTCACACTATAACTGGAGCCCTATTGGGTTGTCGCATCCGGATTACCTGCACCACCACGTTGACGACATCTACTACGACTGTGGCCCTCGGCCCCGCACTGCTTACATCGCCTAGGAGCACGAAACATCCGAGTgtccatctcattcaaaaaACGGGTCATCCTTGGCCGACCTTTAGACACCCGTCTAAGGAATGGATTACCTACGAATCGAGGTCCATGATAAACAGACCATGTTGTGGGATTCCCGAGGGGCCTAAACCTAGCCCTATACACTCGTCGAACCTGGTCCATCTTGTAGACATCATGCACATACAATTGCCAATCCAGCTGTTGGTTTGCACAACAAGCAAACACATGTCGACACGGAACCCGGTCCACTTGGAATTCACCACAGTCACACCGTTGACGACGGAGGTCCACTGCATACTCCACACCACTGGGACACTCACGCACTTCGAATACCTCGTTCTGTCGGTCAAAGCAACTAACTTGGATGTTACCCGCTGCCCGCTGATTCGCATGCAGTTTGGAGGTTACAAGCTCAGAGAACACATGTCCTGTGTTAATTCGAGCCTCGGCCTCGGTTCTTTTCCAGGTGAACAACTCATTAAGCCTGTAAAACGTTGCCTTAACAAGTGCCGTGACTGGAAGATTGCGAGCCCCTTTCAGAACCAAGTTGATGCATTCCACTAGATTGGTTGTCATGTGACCCCATCGATATCCCCCATCAAACGCTAACGCATACTGCTCACGCGGAATCCGATCCAACCAGTTAGTATAAGCCTCACCCCGCTCGCGTAAACGCTGATAACGTGTCTCGTACTCGCGAACTGTTCGCGAGTATCCTGTCAAATCAAAAAAGACCCACGTTTAAAAAAAGCTCATCATAATAACTGAGTTCAGGAGTAAATGTAATCATAACTATCATACCGATGTTGACGATTAGTTTCTGCAGATACGGAGCCTTGAATTTCCTGAGAAAGTTGGACTTTATGTGTCTGATACAGAACATGTGGAATGCTCTTGGAGGAGACCAAGCTCCATTACTACGAGCAATAGCAGCTCTAATGGAATCGTTCCGATCGGAGATAAGGCCGACACCATCACGTGTCACAATATGCTGTCTCAAGTTACTCAGAAAAAAGTGCCAAGCCTCAGATGTCTCTCCCTCAACTATCGCAAATGCAATCGGCACGATGTTGTTGTTGCCATCCTGTGAGACTGCAACCAACAAACAACCCTTGTACTTTCCATACAAATGAGTTCCGTCTACCTGCACTATTGGCTTGCAATGTCTGAATGCTCTAATACAAGGGTAATAACTCCAAAAGACTCGGTGTAGTACACGAATATTAGGAACCAAGTCATCTCCCTGATACGCAGGCATCGTTTCAAAATGAACGACTGCGGATGGCTCCTTGTGACACATAGCCTCAAACCATATTGGCAAGGCTTCGTACGAAGCTTCCCACCCACCGAAAATTGACTCCACTGCCTTCTGTTTTGCCAACCATGCTTTGCGATAACTTATGGTGTAGTTAAACTTTGCCTGTACTTCCGCAATCACTGATTTCACCCTTATAGACGGGTCAACTTCTACCAATGGCTTTATTGCTTCTGCAACTGTGTTGGAATCCAGCTTCGAATGATCTTGAGAAATGGTGGCCCTAGTACAGGTGTGACTTCCATTGTACCTCCTTATCTCCCAGCAGAACTTTCTGGACATTTTGGTCACCCTAATCAGCCAATCACATCCTGCACCATACTGGGTGCATTTAGCATAGAATGTCGTCGGTTCTGACTCATACACCCGATAATCTACACCTCTGCGGATTGTATAATCTTTCATCGCCTTAATTACTGCCTCCCTAGAACTGAACTCCATTCCCACAGTAAATTCGCCATCTGGCATAAGGGGAAGCTCTGCTGCAATCACATCAAAAATTTTAGAGTTGTCAGAAGTAATAATCTAATAAACTAATAATCACAGAACGATGTCGTTGGTCCGGCTAAACCGGTCGGCCCGGCTGAACCGGTCGGCCCGGCTGAACCCGTTGTTCCGGCTGAACCGGTCAGTTATCCTGAACAGGTTGGTCCGGCTGAACTGCCAGGTCCGGCTGACTTACTAAACAGAAGACTAACTTATTACATGCTATATTTGGCCTATTTACCGTTGTCTCTACTGTTTCTCATAAACTCAAACCTCATGCTCAAATCATACTATAACAAATCTTAATTTAAATTGATGGCTCACCTGCATTTACAtattgaggaaactccggctcATGCATAGCCTCCAAATCCAACGACCGCATGAAACTCGGCTCCACAAAAGGCTGCTGGTTTGCTAGTGCATTTGCCACATCCGCCACATCTGCCACCATAGCCTCGTCAGCTTAATCTTCGTCTACACCCGGATCAACAACCTCGTAGTTACTTTCGAACTCTTCTTCACTATCACTGTTGTAATCTTCTAATTCAATGTCTCGGTCCACTGCAGATTGCTCGAACTCGACATATAGTTCGATGAACGATATTCGCGACCGACTTTCAAGATACACTGAAAACATTTCTTGCATGCTCGCTTCGTCGGTCACGTATTTCGTTTGAAATTGCACGAACCCACCAAAGATAGGTACAGGATATCTGTACAGAACACACGACACTCTGCTAGATATTTGAGAATCTATCTTCTCAGAAATGACACCTTTTAATTCTTCAAATGAAAGTGTGAATGGAATAATAATATCCAACGGATTTTCACACACAAACTTTACTCCTTCTGATGTTTGTAATAAAATTTGACCATGGTAATACACTTTTAATCTTACTCTATCATCCATGATAATAGAGAAGAGCAGATATACAAACTAAAAGAAGAGATCCGGagataagaagtttagataCTTGTAACAccggagaagaagaaaatgaaatgagCTGCTCAACTGCTCAGCCTGAGAaggaacatatatatatatatatatatatatatatatatatatatatatatatatatcacattCAAATCGGACCATCCGACCGCTTGCATCCTCTTTCGAAATTTTTTGATCAAGAAAATCGGACAGTCTGATTACTAAGAAGCCCGCCCAAAAATTTTGAaacccagaaatcgctgggtcCGATTTGGTGCTCTTTTTGAATGAGGCCTAAAATCGGTCGGGCCGATTTCCTTGGGCCAAAAAAACTAAAATCTCCCCACTAATGAAATCGCACGGTCCGATTACCATGCACGCGACCTCACCAcgcacaaatcggacggtccgatttgtgcCCCCTGACCCCTGATcgaaatcggaccgtccgatttcaGTCCGTCAACTAATCGCCATCATAACTCTGTTAAACACCTCTCATGTCCATAACCGGGCGTTACACCAAACGCTGCATCATATGTTAAAAAATCAGCCAAAAAATAGTGCTCTCGAAAAAATAATTAGACAATATATGCCAggaggtaaaaaaaaaaaaaaaggattcaAATGTCAGCTTGTCCATTCTCTCTCGAACAGAAGAATGATTTCACCAAATAAAAGGAGAGTGAAACTGGATACACTTTTCCTTTGCATTTATTTTCGTGCCTCGCTTTAAGAAAAAACCTTAGTGACCCGCTTTTCCCTCTCCAAAGTAAACGAGAAGTTTTAATTAGACAGAAAAATAACATCAGCAACAATGATAGTTATATTTTGAGGAAGGAGCATTATAAGGAAGACAGGAACCACTATCAATCTTGGGAAAAGATTATTGAAAGTGATCCGATATTATTCAAAGATAACTATAACTTTTAATATATAAGATGAGGTATAATTCGATCTTATTTGTTATTCATTAAAAT is a window from the Arachis stenosperma cultivar V10309 chromosome 3, arast.V10309.gnm1.PFL2, whole genome shotgun sequence genome containing:
- the LOC130966882 gene encoding uncharacterized protein LOC130966882, whose product is MVADVADVANALANQQPFVEPSFMRSLDLEAMHEPEFPQYVNAAELPLMPDGEFTVGMEFSSREAVIKAMKDYTIRRGVDYRVYESEPTTFYAKCTQYGAGCDWLIRVTKMSRKFCWEIRRYNGSHTCTRATISQDHSKLDSNTVAEAIKPLVEVDPSIRVKSVIAEVQAKFNYTISYRKAWLAKQKAVESIFGGWEASYEALPIWFEAMCHKEPSAVVHFETMPAYQGDDLVPNIRVLHRVFWSYYPCIRAFRHCKPIVQVDGTHLYGKYKGCLLVAVSQDGNNNIVPIAFAIVEGETSEAWHFFLSNLRQHIVTRDGVGLISDRNDSIRAAIARSNGAWSPPRAFHMFCIRHIKSNFLRKFKAPYLQKLIVNIGYSRTVREYETRYQRLRERGEAYTNWLDRIPREQYALAFDGGYRWGHMTTNLVECINLVLKGARNLPVTALVKATFYRLNELFTWKRTEAEARINTGHVFSELVTSKLHANQRAAGNIQVSCFDRQNEVFEVRECPSGVEYAVDLRRQRCDCGEFQVDRVPCRHVFACCANQQLDWQLYVHDVYKMDQVRRVYRARFRPLGNPTTWSVYHGPRFVGNPFLRRVSKGRPRMTRFLNEMDTRMFRAPRRCKQCGAEGHSRSRCRQRGGAGNPDATTQ